Proteins encoded by one window of Gemmatimonadaceae bacterium:
- a CDS encoding DEAD/DEAH box helicase encodes MAQALGSALRWVEASIAGARLANGVGPPHDAPVTVGTITLLPHQREAVRVCRAAIARWGGALLADPVGTGKTWVALGIAASYAHVHIIAPAALRTHWRSALTAAQRSATVQSFDDAWRRPAGPPRDALIVVDEAHHARNPATRRFDALATLAWGRDLLLLTATPIHNRAADLHALCSLFLGARAQHASAELLSRIVCRRLDAAPTHQPVVDPPDWCTPEDDADTLRAIHRLPPPVPPADGGSANALATLGLVRQWASSEAALCAALQRRLAIGLAMESRLMQGGTLTRADLRRWVIDTSTIQLGFPLDLATPGRDPGTLDDLATPGSALGMLEQLRGHLDAVRALRDRVRTHGSADRWRWQRLATIVAQAAPVRVVCFTHSRDTARAAFRALAQTVRCAVIAGTETRIASGRADRREILAQFTANCPLSAPEAMRVDVLISTDVMSEGVDLHDAGVLVHLDLPWTMARLEQRVGRLRRLGATHDRIRQPAFAPPGGAARFLRLSQRLARKAGVAARLVGADPIAALLHSRVGCAAAASPSDAAARLREVLRHWTVSADRPADALTAPVPIVAALDGDHTTTASVALVDAGEGPHLVVRSHGTISSDPGDVLARLAGCVPPDDREPQINDAVRREAGRHVAALDAWCRRRARHHELLGDGLGPVQRRAVRRLAQLGARVDRRTRRALAPHIVAATRLVQEASGVGVERWLDAWTRRAAPGVHAIAELHATLAARARPSATRSTPGVRCLLLLLPRRVATRGR; translated from the coding sequence GTGGCACAAGCGTTAGGCAGCGCGCTCCGATGGGTCGAGGCGTCGATCGCCGGCGCCCGACTGGCGAACGGCGTGGGGCCGCCCCACGACGCCCCCGTCACCGTCGGCACGATCACGCTGCTGCCGCACCAGCGCGAAGCGGTCCGCGTGTGCCGCGCCGCCATCGCCCGCTGGGGCGGCGCCCTCCTCGCCGATCCCGTGGGCACCGGCAAGACCTGGGTCGCGCTCGGGATCGCCGCGTCGTATGCGCACGTCCACATCATCGCCCCGGCGGCGCTGCGCACCCACTGGCGCTCCGCCCTCACGGCCGCGCAACGCTCGGCAACCGTTCAGTCGTTTGATGACGCCTGGCGACGCCCCGCGGGCCCACCCCGTGACGCCCTGATCGTCGTCGACGAGGCGCATCACGCGCGCAATCCGGCCACGCGACGCTTCGACGCGCTGGCCACGCTCGCCTGGGGGCGCGATCTCCTGCTGCTCACCGCCACGCCGATTCACAATCGCGCCGCCGACCTCCACGCGCTCTGCTCACTCTTTCTCGGAGCCCGCGCCCAACACGCGTCGGCGGAGCTCCTCTCGCGCATCGTGTGCCGCCGCCTCGATGCCGCGCCCACGCACCAGCCGGTGGTGGATCCCCCGGACTGGTGCACCCCGGAGGACGACGCCGACACGCTCCGCGCGATTCATCGGCTGCCACCGCCCGTGCCTCCCGCCGACGGCGGCTCCGCGAACGCCCTGGCCACGCTCGGACTCGTCAGGCAGTGGGCCTCGAGCGAGGCCGCGCTCTGTGCCGCGCTTCAACGTCGGCTCGCCATCGGGCTCGCGATGGAGAGCCGCCTCATGCAGGGCGGAACCCTCACCCGGGCTGACCTCCGGCGCTGGGTCATCGACACCAGCACGATCCAGCTCGGCTTCCCGCTCGACCTCGCCACGCCCGGACGAGACCCGGGCACGCTCGACGACCTCGCCACGCCCGGATCGGCGCTGGGCATGCTCGAACAGCTGCGCGGTCACCTCGATGCCGTGCGCGCGCTCCGCGATCGCGTGCGCACCCACGGCTCGGCAGATCGCTGGCGCTGGCAGCGCCTCGCCACGATCGTCGCGCAAGCCGCGCCGGTGCGCGTCGTCTGCTTCACCCACAGTCGCGATACCGCGCGCGCCGCCTTTCGCGCGCTCGCCCAAACCGTCCGCTGCGCGGTCATCGCCGGCACAGAGACGCGCATCGCCTCGGGACGCGCGGACCGCAGGGAGATCCTCGCCCAGTTCACGGCCAACTGCCCCTTGTCGGCGCCCGAGGCCATGCGCGTCGATGTCCTCATCAGCACCGACGTGATGAGCGAAGGCGTGGATCTGCACGACGCCGGCGTGCTCGTGCACCTCGACCTCCCCTGGACCATGGCGCGCCTGGAGCAGCGCGTCGGACGGCTGCGGAGGCTGGGCGCCACACACGATCGCATCCGTCAGCCCGCGTTTGCACCTCCCGGCGGCGCGGCGCGGTTCCTTCGTCTGTCGCAGCGGCTCGCGCGCAAGGCGGGCGTGGCGGCCCGCCTCGTCGGGGCCGATCCCATCGCCGCACTCCTGCATTCCCGCGTTGGATGCGCGGCGGCAGCCTCACCTTCCGATGCCGCGGCGCGATTGCGCGAGGTGCTCCGCCACTGGACCGTCAGCGCAGATCGGCCGGCCGACGCTCTGACAGCGCCCGTCCCGATCGTCGCCGCGCTGGACGGCGACCACACCACCACGGCAAGCGTGGCGCTCGTCGACGCCGGCGAGGGTCCGCACCTCGTGGTGCGCAGCCACGGCACGATCTCCAGCGACCCCGGCGACGTGCTCGCACGGCTCGCCGGTTGTGTGCCACCCGATGACCGCGAGCCGCAGATCAACGATGCCGTTCGGCGTGAGGCGGGCCGCCACGTCGCGGCACTCGACGCGTGGTGCCGACGGCGCGCCCGACATCACGAACTCCTCGGCGACGGACTGGGACCCGTGCAGCGAAGGGCCGTGCGCCGACTCGCACAACTCGGAGCGCGTGTCGACCGCCGCACCCGTCGCGCCCTTGCCCCGCACATCGTCGCGGCAACCCGACTGGTGCAGGAGGCCAGCGGCGTCGGCGTCGAGCGTTGGCTCGACGCGTGGACCCGTCGGGCGGCGCCCGGCGTGCATGCGATCGCCGAGCTGCACGCCACGCTGGCCGCCCGCGCAAGGCCGAGCGCAACGCGCAGCACCCCAGGCGTGCGATGCCTCCTCCTGCTCCTCCCGAGGCGGGTCGCCACCCGCGGGCGATAG
- a CDS encoding N-6 DNA methylase, whose amino-acid sequence MLTPRAASTLLAAVATPRGPSSLLAALGFGAPTLLDRASAAALGVGDPVERTGAARRDGTLRALVLHVPPPCATRDTVATLAPRLARRAPEFAWLVLVVRTDGAEATLATWLDDGTRVRRALLRWEPRRVRESDAETLSALAGAAGGDDPLVHLRIHEILGRQALSARFYRALEAAVVSLGEGATGAAPSAARRELALTTASRLLFLSFLQSRGWLDRDPDFLVRHMDAAHDRGGQVHRRLLDPLFFGTLNTRVERRAAAARRLGAVPFLNGGLFARTPLEARYRHVRFRDEELATLFDDVLTRYRFTPHEDRSDSSEAAIDPEMLGRAFESLMASRDRRDSGAFYTPHDLVERTVEAALGELLGDRGVPPELLARVTSGEPLADDETAALRRALTPLRILDPACGSGAFLVHLLDRVTTLRQRVEDGDRATITRRVLTQSIFGVDINPMAVWLCELRLWLATVIDLRIDDPLAVPPLPNLDRNIRTGDALDGGDWIDVRRDLPAVRQLRERYARATGRRKALLARSLDAAERRAALTVLDRRLSAIAEERRGLLSASRGRDLFGGRRGSVGSERERRAALQASARALRAHRRSVTAGGALPFRFASHFADALQAGGFDLVIGNPPWVRIHRIPVERREEFRRSFRVFREAAWQRDTGPAPAGFAAQVDLAALFAEQSTRLVRRDGVVALLLPMKLWRSLAGGGVRHLLRGEHELRVLEDWSDAPAAFDAAVYPSLVVVRRALRDNREVRVTVHRRRIAISWQAPYDHLAFDGTTGAPWIVLPPDARRSFSRLAAAGTPLEASSLGAPLLGVKCGCNEAFLVEAGAGDNDEAVVSSARGNVRVDAAMLRPVLRGEHVRRWHSAAGRECIVWTHGRDGRPLASLPPATTRWFARWRRELSSRADARPSQPWWALFRIDGARNDRPRVVWADLSRGPRATVLPAGSPVVPLNTCYVLPCRDDTDAAAFVALLNSPLAAAWLDAIAEPARGGYRRYLAWTIACLPVPTPWARARTVLAPLGARGVEGEVVGDAELLEATCAAYGVSPRSLAPLVSWHKR is encoded by the coding sequence GTGCTCACGCCTCGCGCTGCCTCCACGCTCCTCGCTGCCGTCGCCACGCCGCGCGGCCCCTCCAGTCTCCTCGCCGCCCTCGGGTTCGGCGCGCCCACCCTCCTCGATCGCGCCAGCGCCGCCGCCCTCGGGGTTGGCGACCCGGTCGAGCGCACAGGCGCAGCCCGGCGCGACGGCACGCTCCGCGCCCTCGTGCTGCACGTGCCGCCCCCGTGCGCCACGCGCGACACGGTCGCCACCCTCGCCCCGCGCCTCGCACGCCGCGCCCCGGAGTTCGCGTGGCTCGTGCTCGTCGTCCGCACCGACGGCGCCGAAGCCACACTCGCCACATGGCTCGACGACGGCACCCGCGTGCGCCGCGCCCTGCTCCGCTGGGAACCGCGCCGAGTGCGCGAGAGCGATGCCGAAACGCTGAGCGCCCTCGCCGGGGCGGCCGGCGGCGACGATCCCCTCGTCCACCTGCGCATCCACGAAATCCTCGGCCGCCAGGCGCTGTCGGCCCGCTTCTATCGCGCGCTCGAGGCCGCAGTGGTCTCGCTCGGCGAAGGCGCCACGGGCGCCGCGCCCTCGGCCGCGCGTCGCGAACTCGCACTCACTACCGCGTCACGCCTGCTCTTCCTCTCGTTCCTGCAGTCGCGAGGTTGGCTGGACCGCGATCCCGACTTCCTCGTCCGGCACATGGACGCCGCTCACGACCGCGGCGGACAGGTCCACCGTCGGCTGCTCGACCCGCTGTTCTTCGGCACGCTCAACACGCGCGTCGAGCGCCGAGCCGCGGCGGCGCGCCGACTGGGCGCCGTACCGTTTCTCAATGGTGGCCTCTTTGCGCGCACCCCGCTGGAAGCACGTTACCGCCACGTCCGCTTTCGCGATGAAGAGCTGGCCACACTCTTCGACGACGTGCTCACGCGCTACCGCTTCACGCCGCACGAAGACCGGTCCGACTCCTCCGAGGCCGCGATCGATCCCGAAATGCTCGGTCGCGCCTTCGAGAGCCTCATGGCGTCGCGCGACCGCCGCGACAGCGGGGCCTTCTACACGCCGCATGACCTCGTCGAACGCACCGTGGAGGCAGCGCTCGGCGAACTCCTCGGCGACCGCGGCGTTCCCCCGGAACTGCTCGCGCGCGTGACGTCCGGCGAGCCCCTCGCCGATGACGAGACCGCGGCGCTGCGGCGCGCGCTCACGCCGCTCCGCATCCTCGACCCGGCCTGTGGGTCAGGCGCCTTCCTGGTCCACCTGCTCGACCGCGTCACCACCCTGCGCCAACGCGTGGAGGACGGCGATCGGGCGACGATCACCCGACGGGTGCTCACGCAGTCGATCTTTGGCGTGGACATCAACCCGATGGCGGTGTGGCTGTGCGAACTTCGCCTCTGGCTCGCCACCGTGATCGACCTTCGCATCGACGATCCCCTCGCGGTGCCCCCGCTCCCCAACCTCGACCGGAACATTCGCACCGGCGACGCATTGGACGGCGGCGACTGGATCGACGTGCGGCGTGACCTCCCGGCCGTGCGTCAGCTGCGCGAGCGCTACGCGCGCGCCACCGGACGCCGCAAGGCGCTGCTCGCGCGATCGCTCGACGCCGCGGAACGACGCGCCGCGCTCACAGTGCTCGACCGCAGACTCTCGGCGATCGCCGAAGAGCGCCGCGGCCTGCTCTCGGCCTCCCGCGGGCGCGACCTGTTTGGTGGCCGGCGCGGTTCCGTTGGCTCCGAACGCGAGCGACGGGCCGCGCTCCAGGCCTCGGCACGCGCGTTGCGCGCCCACCGTCGCTCCGTGACCGCGGGCGGCGCCCTGCCCTTTCGATTTGCCTCGCACTTTGCCGATGCCCTGCAGGCCGGCGGGTTCGACCTCGTCATCGGCAACCCGCCGTGGGTGCGCATCCACCGCATCCCGGTGGAGCGGCGCGAGGAGTTCCGCCGCAGCTTCCGCGTCTTCCGCGAGGCCGCGTGGCAGCGGGACACAGGCCCGGCGCCCGCCGGCTTCGCCGCGCAGGTGGACCTTGCCGCGCTCTTCGCCGAGCAGTCGACGCGCCTGGTGCGTCGCGACGGCGTGGTGGCGTTGTTGCTGCCGATGAAACTCTGGCGATCGCTGGCCGGCGGCGGCGTGCGTCACCTGTTGCGAGGTGAACACGAGTTGCGCGTGCTCGAGGACTGGTCCGACGCACCGGCGGCGTTCGATGCCGCAGTGTACCCGTCGCTGGTGGTCGTGCGCCGCGCGCTCCGCGACAACCGCGAGGTGCGCGTCACCGTCCACCGGCGGCGGATCGCCATTTCGTGGCAGGCCCCGTACGACCACCTGGCGTTCGATGGCACCACCGGCGCGCCCTGGATCGTGCTCCCTCCCGATGCCCGCCGATCGTTCTCGCGCCTCGCCGCCGCCGGCACGCCGCTCGAGGCGTCATCACTCGGTGCGCCACTGCTCGGCGTGAAGTGCGGGTGCAACGAAGCGTTCCTCGTGGAAGCGGGCGCTGGCGACAATGACGAAGCCGTGGTGTCGTCGGCCCGCGGCAACGTGCGTGTCGATGCGGCGATGCTGCGCCCCGTGCTGCGCGGCGAACACGTGCGCCGCTGGCATTCGGCTGCCGGCCGCGAGTGCATCGTCTGGACCCACGGCCGCGACGGGCGCCCACTCGCATCGCTGCCCCCGGCAACGACACGATGGTTCGCGCGCTGGCGACGCGAACTCTCCTCACGCGCCGATGCCAGGCCGTCGCAGCCATGGTGGGCGCTCTTCCGCATCGACGGCGCGCGCAATGATCGGCCGCGCGTGGTGTGGGCGGACCTGTCGCGCGGTCCACGCGCCACCGTGCTGCCGGCCGGATCGCCCGTGGTCCCGCTGAATACGTGTTATGTGCTGCCCTGCCGGGACGACACCGACGCGGCCGCGTTCGTGGCGTTGCTCAACTCGCCGCTGGCCGCGGCGTGGCTCGATGCCATCGCCGAGCCCGCGCGCGGCGGGTATCGCCGATACCTGGCGTGGACGATCGCGTGCCTGCCCGTGCCCACCCCCTGGGCGCGCGCGCGCACCGTGCTCGCACCGCTCGGCGCCAGGGGCGTGGAGGGCGAGGTCGTCGGTGACGCCGAATTGCTCGAGGCCACCTGTGCGGCGTACGGCGTGAGCCCGCGCAGCCTCGCACCCCTGGTCTCGTGGCACAAGCGTTAG
- a CDS encoding BrnT family toxin — protein sequence MIGLLRSLLLVAHDVRHSQTKERFHGLGLTAADRGLFVVFTPRGQRIRVISARDMTRRERGHYERAQEADNQ from the coding sequence TTGATCGGTCTTCTTCGCTCGCTCTTGCTGGTCGCCCACGACGTGCGACACTCACAGACCAAGGAGCGCTTCCATGGCCTCGGACTTACCGCCGCCGATCGTGGACTCTTTGTGGTCTTCACGCCGCGCGGCCAGCGCATCCGCGTGATATCGGCACGGGACATGACCCGACGGGAGCGAGGGCACTATGAGCGCGCGCAAGAAGCCGACAACCAGTAA
- a CDS encoding HupE/UreJ family protein, giving the protein MSELLTYIDLGFRHITDPNGADHILFLLALAAIYGVRDWRRVVWVVTAFTIGHSLTLALAVTGWLRLPASLIEFLIPVTIVLTAVENVFVREGAGRGLRYRPVLAGVFGLVHGAGFANYLRSLFVERLAVPLFGFNVGIELGQLLVLGLAFAAFALVDRALAAERGIVPRLRTLAVSGVVAVVALRWAVERAPW; this is encoded by the coding sequence ATGTCCGAGCTGCTGACCTATATCGACCTGGGCTTTCGGCACATCACCGACCCCAACGGGGCGGACCACATCCTGTTTCTGCTGGCGCTGGCGGCCATCTACGGCGTGCGCGACTGGCGACGGGTGGTGTGGGTGGTGACCGCGTTCACGATCGGCCATTCACTGACGCTTGCGTTGGCGGTGACCGGCTGGCTGCGGTTGCCGGCGTCGCTCATCGAGTTCCTGATTCCGGTCACGATCGTGCTGACCGCGGTGGAGAACGTGTTCGTCAGGGAGGGGGCGGGCCGGGGCCTGCGGTACCGCCCGGTGCTGGCCGGCGTCTTCGGGCTCGTGCATGGGGCGGGTTTCGCGAACTACCTCAGGAGCCTGTTCGTGGAGCGCCTTGCGGTGCCGCTGTTCGGTTTCAACGTCGGCATCGAGCTGGGCCAGTTGCTCGTGCTTGGGCTCGCGTTTGCGGCATTCGCGCTCGTCGATCGCGCGCTCGCGGCGGAGCGTGGCATCGTGCCGCGGCTGCGCACCCTGGCGGTTTCGGGCGTCGTGGCGGTGGTGGCGCTCCGCTGGGCCGTGGAGCGCGCGCCGTGGTGA
- a CDS encoding tetratricopeptide repeat protein, which yields MLTACSAGARRPGPDAFVIAPGTDPATRDADIAFFEKRLTEDPASAADRARLGGLYLARSRGNGAFADAERAESLAMQSLATREAHNGGTWALLASARLSGHDFTGALDAARRYLASDPESPQARAMLGEVLLETGGYDEARPLFDSLEAHTRQPTIAARLARWYEITGRLSHAQAVARYAAKVARLDGGLSREQVAWFQMRVGDLALKRGAFAEADAAYAFGLRIAPDDHRLLAAQARLAAARRDWRTVIDRGERAVALQLDPATLGLLADAWRALGDTSQAESYARAMTVSALSQPGAIHRAWGLYLLDHGGPVADVLARVRDEQRSRRDVYGYDLLAWALHASGDDRAAWRAAQRAIALGTEDAPLLAHAAVIARAVGADAEADRLEARAREVNPSWTRGR from the coding sequence ATGCTCACCGCCTGCTCCGCAGGCGCCCGGCGCCCCGGCCCTGATGCCTTCGTCATTGCACCGGGCACCGATCCGGCCACGCGGGACGCGGACATCGCGTTCTTCGAGAAGCGGCTCACGGAGGATCCTGCCAGCGCTGCCGATCGTGCGCGCCTGGGCGGCCTCTATCTCGCCCGCTCACGCGGCAACGGCGCGTTCGCTGACGCAGAGCGCGCCGAGTCGCTGGCGATGCAGTCGCTGGCCACGCGGGAGGCGCACAATGGTGGGACGTGGGCGTTGCTGGCTTCGGCACGTTTGTCCGGCCACGACTTCACCGGTGCGCTCGACGCCGCGCGCCGCTACCTGGCCAGCGACCCCGAATCGCCGCAGGCACGCGCGATGTTGGGTGAGGTGCTGCTCGAGACCGGCGGGTACGACGAAGCGCGTCCGTTGTTCGATTCCCTCGAGGCGCACACCCGTCAGCCGACCATCGCCGCCCGACTTGCGCGCTGGTACGAGATCACCGGGCGCCTGAGCCACGCGCAGGCCGTGGCGCGGTACGCCGCGAAGGTGGCGCGTCTGGACGGTGGACTCTCGCGCGAACAGGTGGCGTGGTTCCAGATGCGCGTGGGCGATCTTGCGCTCAAGCGTGGCGCTTTCGCCGAAGCGGACGCGGCGTACGCGTTTGGCCTCCGCATTGCGCCTGACGATCACCGGCTGCTGGCGGCGCAGGCCCGCCTGGCCGCGGCGCGCCGCGACTGGCGGACCGTGATCGATCGCGGCGAACGCGCCGTGGCGCTGCAGCTCGATCCGGCCACGCTCGGTCTCCTCGCCGACGCCTGGCGAGCGCTCGGCGACACGTCGCAGGCGGAGAGCTACGCGCGTGCGATGACCGTGAGCGCCCTGTCCCAGCCCGGCGCGATCCACCGGGCGTGGGGGCTCTACCTGCTGGACCACGGTGGCCCAGTGGCGGACGTGCTCGCCCGCGTGCGCGATGAACAGCGGAGCCGCCGCGACGTGTACGGGTACGACCTGCTCGCCTGGGCGCTGCACGCCTCGGGCGACGACCGCGCCGCGTGGCGCGCCGCGCAGCGAGCCATCGCGTTAGGCACGGAGGACGCGCCACTGCTCGCGCACGCGGCCGTCATTGCGCGCGCGGTCGGCGCCGACGCCGAGGCCGACCGTCTGGAGGCCCGCGCGCGCGAGGTGAATCCCTCGTGGACCCGAGGACGCTGA
- a CDS encoding dicarboxylate/amino acid:cation symporter gives MTLTTKVLIALTLGLALGMGISVSGSATLAALVPVIEPVGTLWINAIRMTVIPLVVGSIIVGVTSAPDARTIGRIGGRALVLFVLLLLAGAVATAIVAPPLFRMLPLDPEAIATLRNTATTASQAAGESVKRIPTLAQWLVDLVPTNPVKAAADGAMLPLIVFSVVFGLAITRLAGEGRALLERFFKGIADTALTLVRWVLAAAPLGVFALAVPLAARLGLSAVGALAGYIVVTSALATVLSLLILYPLAVVGGRQRLGAFTRGVFPAQAVAFSARSSLASLPAMMESARARLGLPEQVVSFFLPLAASTFRFGGTIGITCGVLFVARLYGVDLGPAQLSSIVLTVVVTTFSIPGIPAGSIVAMVPVLLAAGVPVEGMGVLLGVDTIPDMFRTTSNVTGDMAAAAVLGRGEDRVPAAVAD, from the coding sequence GTGACACTCACGACGAAAGTCCTCATCGCACTGACACTGGGGCTCGCCCTCGGCATGGGCATCTCCGTGTCCGGGAGCGCGACGCTCGCGGCACTCGTCCCCGTCATCGAGCCCGTGGGCACGCTCTGGATCAATGCGATCCGCATGACGGTGATCCCGCTCGTCGTGGGCAGCATCATCGTCGGCGTGACATCGGCGCCGGACGCCCGCACCATTGGCAGGATCGGCGGGCGCGCGCTGGTGCTCTTTGTCCTGCTCCTCCTCGCCGGCGCCGTTGCCACGGCGATCGTCGCCCCACCGCTCTTCCGCATGCTCCCGCTGGACCCGGAGGCCATCGCGACCCTGCGCAACACGGCGACCACGGCATCACAGGCGGCCGGCGAGAGCGTCAAGCGCATCCCCACGCTTGCGCAGTGGCTCGTGGACCTCGTTCCGACGAATCCCGTGAAAGCCGCGGCCGACGGCGCCATGCTGCCGCTGATCGTGTTCTCCGTCGTGTTCGGGCTCGCGATCACGCGGCTCGCCGGCGAGGGACGCGCGTTGCTGGAGCGATTCTTCAAGGGCATCGCCGACACGGCGCTCACGCTCGTGCGCTGGGTGCTCGCCGCGGCGCCGCTCGGCGTCTTTGCCCTCGCGGTGCCGCTTGCCGCGCGACTCGGACTCTCGGCGGTCGGAGCGCTCGCCGGCTATATCGTCGTGACGTCGGCGCTCGCGACCGTGCTCTCGTTGTTGATCCTGTATCCCCTCGCGGTCGTGGGCGGACGACAGCGGCTGGGCGCGTTCACCCGCGGGGTCTTTCCTGCCCAGGCCGTGGCGTTCAGCGCGCGGTCGTCTCTGGCGTCGCTGCCGGCCATGATGGAGAGTGCACGCGCGCGGCTCGGGCTGCCGGAGCAGGTGGTGTCGTTCTTTCTCCCCCTGGCGGCGTCGACGTTCCGTTTTGGCGGCACCATCGGCATCACCTGCGGGGTGCTGTTCGTGGCGCGGCTGTACGGTGTCGATCTTGGACCCGCGCAGCTGTCGAGCATCGTGCTCACCGTGGTCGTGACGACCTTCTCCATTCCGGGCATCCCCGCAGGCTCGATCGTGGCGATGGTGCCAGTGTTGCTCGCGGCCGGCGTGCCGGTGGAAGGCATGGGCGTGCTCCTCGGCGTCGACACGATTCCGGACATGTTTCGGACCACGTCCAACGTGACCGGGGACATGGCGGCCGCGGCGGTGTTGGGGCGCGGCGAGGATAGGGTGCCCGCCGCCGTGGCGGACTAA
- a CDS encoding sulfurtransferase, whose amino-acid sequence MKTATELITEAKGRIREVTVDEAIRRRADDPGVLVLDVREPNEWNLGHVQGAQLIPRGLLESNIEAAAPRERSVIIYCASGNRSALAADTMQQMGYRDVVSLRGGFRAWAEAGGPIDD is encoded by the coding sequence ATGAAGACCGCGACCGAACTGATCACCGAAGCGAAGGGCCGCATCCGCGAGGTCACCGTGGACGAGGCCATCCGGCGCCGGGCCGATGACCCGGGCGTGCTCGTGCTCGACGTGCGAGAGCCTAACGAATGGAACCTCGGCCACGTGCAGGGGGCCCAGCTCATTCCGCGCGGCCTGCTGGAGTCGAACATCGAGGCCGCGGCGCCGCGTGAGCGGTCGGTGATCATCTACTGCGCCAGCGGGAACCGCTCGGCGCTCGCCGCCGATACCATGCAGCAGATGGGGTACCGCGACGTGGTTTCGCTGCGCGGCGGGTTCCGCGCGTGGGCCGAAGCCGGGGGACCGATCGACGACTGA
- a CDS encoding CoA pyrophosphatase: MDRDEPELLFIRRAERGSDPWSGQVALPGGRWSAGDADLEATAFRETLEETGLDVRSLGRVIGRLDELRPRTAVLPPIIVTPYVAVLRAAPTALVLSDEVAHAFWAPWSVLTDPANDVESDVAVRGTSLRVPSLVIGEQVIWGMTERILRQLFFRLRR; the protein is encoded by the coding sequence GTGGATCGCGACGAGCCCGAACTCCTCTTCATTCGACGCGCCGAGCGCGGGAGCGACCCCTGGAGCGGCCAGGTGGCGCTGCCGGGCGGGCGATGGTCGGCAGGTGACGCGGACCTCGAAGCCACGGCGTTCCGCGAGACGCTGGAGGAAACCGGGCTCGATGTGCGCAGCCTCGGCCGCGTGATCGGGCGGCTCGACGAACTGCGACCGCGGACCGCCGTGTTGCCACCGATCATCGTGACGCCGTACGTCGCGGTGCTCCGCGCGGCCCCCACGGCGCTGGTGTTGAGCGACGAGGTCGCGCACGCCTTCTGGGCGCCGTGGTCGGTGCTCACCGATCCGGCGAACGACGTCGAGAGCGACGTCGCGGTGCGGGGCACGAGTCTTCGCGTCCCGAGCCTCGTGATCGGCGAGCAGGTGATCTGGGGGATGACCGAGCGGATTCTGCGTCAGCTGTTCTTCCGCCTCCGGCGGTAG